In Saccharothrix syringae, the following are encoded in one genomic region:
- a CDS encoding ABC transporter ATP-binding protein: MAELLEVRDLVKHFPVTRGVLFRRTIGRVRAVDGVSFSLKAGETLGVVGESGCGKSTLAQVLMRLEPPTSGTALFEGQPMFSLSGAALKAWRRDMQIVLQDPYTSLNPRMTVGDIVGEPFDIHPEVAPRGSRAGRVRELLDVVGLNPEHINRYPHQFSGGQRQRVGIARALALRPKVIVCDEPVSALDVSIQAQVMNLLAGLQREFGLSYVFIAHDLSVVRHLSDRVAVMYLGKVVEIGTEREIYEHPTHPYTQALLSAVPVPDPELRGQRDVIRLTGDVPSPVDPPSGCRFRTRCWKARDVCAVEEPALVDRGGHPSACHFAEERHVVP, from the coding sequence GTGGCTGAGCTGCTGGAGGTCCGGGACCTGGTCAAGCACTTCCCGGTGACGCGCGGGGTGCTGTTCCGGCGGACGATCGGCCGGGTGCGCGCCGTGGACGGCGTGTCGTTCTCGCTCAAGGCGGGTGAGACGCTGGGCGTCGTGGGCGAGTCGGGCTGCGGGAAGTCCACGCTCGCCCAGGTGCTGATGCGCCTGGAACCGCCCACGTCCGGCACGGCCCTGTTCGAGGGGCAGCCGATGTTCTCGCTGAGCGGCGCGGCGCTCAAGGCGTGGCGGCGGGACATGCAGATCGTCCTGCAGGACCCGTACACCTCGCTCAACCCGCGGATGACCGTCGGCGACATCGTCGGCGAGCCGTTCGACATCCACCCGGAGGTCGCGCCCCGCGGTTCCCGGGCGGGGCGGGTGCGCGAGCTGCTCGACGTGGTGGGGTTGAACCCCGAGCACATCAACCGCTACCCGCACCAGTTCTCCGGCGGGCAGCGCCAGCGCGTCGGCATCGCGCGGGCGCTGGCGCTGCGGCCGAAGGTGATCGTGTGCGACGAGCCGGTGTCCGCGCTCGACGTGTCCATCCAGGCGCAGGTGATGAACCTGCTGGCGGGGTTGCAGCGGGAGTTCGGGCTGTCGTACGTGTTCATCGCGCACGACCTGTCCGTGGTGCGGCACCTGTCCGACCGGGTGGCCGTGATGTACCTGGGCAAGGTCGTGGAGATCGGGACCGAGCGGGAGATCTACGAGCACCCCACGCACCCGTACACGCAGGCCCTGCTGTCGGCCGTGCCGGTGCCCGACCCGGAGCTGCGCGGGCAGCGGGACGTGATCCGGCTGACCGGGGACGTGCCGTCCCCGGTCGACCCGCCGTCGGGCTGCCGGTTCCGCACCCGGTGCTGGAAGGCGCGGGACGTGTGCGCGGTGGAGGAACCGGCCCTGGTCGACCGGGGCGGGCACCCCAGCGCCTGCCACTTCGCCGAGGAGCGGCACGTCGTCCCGTGA
- a CDS encoding glycosyltransferase, translating to MRVLLTTWGSRGDVEPLAALAAALRDLGAEPRVCAPPDEDFAELLARVDVPLIPLGPTVRSVVANPKPPTARDAFRLAPELVAARFDTLGTAAEGCDALLATGLLPAGARDVAEKLGIRYVYACFHLLGLPSRHFLPGARPGTTLEGTDNRAQWEQDAQRVNDLYGPALNSHRAAIGLPPVDNVRDHVFTDRPWLAADPVLCPSEGMTDLDLVQTGAWVLPDDRPLPADLEAFLDAGEPPVYVGFGSMAAYAPEGIARVATEAVRAQGRRVLLARGWAGLVPVDDAADCFVVGEVNQQALFPRVAAVVHHGGAGTTTAAARAGAPQVVVPRIADQPHWAARVAELGIGAAHDTSTPTVDSLSAALTAALAPGTRERAGAVAGTIRADGAVVAAKLLLEPAG from the coding sequence ATGCGCGTACTGCTGACGACCTGGGGATCACGCGGGGACGTCGAACCGCTGGCCGCCCTGGCGGCCGCACTGCGGGACCTCGGCGCGGAACCGCGGGTCTGCGCACCGCCGGACGAGGACTTCGCCGAACTGCTGGCCCGCGTCGACGTCCCGCTGATCCCGCTGGGCCCGACCGTGCGCTCGGTGGTCGCCAACCCGAAGCCGCCGACCGCGCGGGACGCGTTCCGGCTCGCGCCCGAGCTGGTCGCCGCCCGGTTCGACACCCTCGGCACCGCCGCCGAGGGCTGCGACGCGCTGCTGGCCACCGGTCTGCTGCCGGCCGGTGCTCGGGACGTGGCCGAGAAGCTCGGCATCCGCTACGTCTACGCCTGCTTCCACCTCCTCGGCCTGCCCTCGCGGCACTTCCTCCCCGGCGCGCGGCCCGGCACCACGCTGGAGGGGACCGACAACCGGGCCCAGTGGGAGCAGGACGCCCAGCGGGTCAACGACCTGTACGGGCCCGCGCTCAACAGCCACCGCGCGGCGATCGGCCTGCCGCCGGTGGACAACGTCCGCGACCACGTCTTCACCGACCGTCCGTGGCTGGCGGCGGACCCGGTGCTGTGCCCGTCGGAGGGCATGACCGACCTCGACCTGGTGCAGACCGGCGCGTGGGTCCTGCCCGACGACCGGCCGCTCCCCGCGGACCTGGAGGCGTTCCTGGACGCCGGCGAGCCACCGGTGTATGTGGGCTTCGGCAGCATGGCCGCCTACGCGCCCGAGGGCATCGCGCGGGTGGCCACCGAGGCGGTCCGCGCGCAGGGCCGCCGCGTCCTGCTCGCCCGCGGCTGGGCCGGGCTGGTCCCGGTCGACGACGCCGCGGACTGCTTCGTCGTCGGCGAGGTCAACCAGCAGGCGCTGTTCCCGCGCGTGGCCGCCGTCGTGCACCACGGTGGCGCGGGCACCACCACGGCGGCCGCCCGCGCGGGCGCGCCCCAGGTGGTGGTGCCCCGGATCGCCGACCAGCCGCACTGGGCCGCCCGGGTGGCCGAGCTGGGCATCGGCGCGGCGCACGACACCTCGACGCCCACCGTCGACTCGCTGTCCGCCGCGCTCACCGCGGCCCTGGCACCGGGCACCCGCGAGCGCGCCGGGGCCGTGGCGGGCACGATCCGCGCCGACGGGGCGGTGGTGGCCGCGAAGCTGCTCCTCGAACCGGCGGGCTGA
- a CDS encoding glycosyltransferase, with product MGSSTRCTVIVPTYNREGLLRLTLASLAAQDLHRDRFEVLVVDDGSTDGTANAVREFDDRVDLRYFHQPDEGFRVARARNVGIRHARNEICVFVDSGVLLHSTSLSAHVTAHEATPEPLALNGYVYCFNLGNEDARLIRKAVDTDDVDSTIESMARTGAWPDVREPFYTRYSDDFGHLPAPWLMYWTCHASARTEQVRAVGMFDEAFRQWGGEDLDLAYRLHRDGARFGVDRAARSLHYPHDKDHGDNSRSARENYRYIAEKYRTPITRLLTEEPAIRFSLFNEVIAERGLPTCADYLARAR from the coding sequence GTGGGTAGCTCAACGCGTTGCACGGTCATCGTCCCGACCTACAACAGGGAGGGGCTGCTCCGCCTCACGCTCGCCTCGCTGGCCGCGCAGGACCTGCACCGCGACCGGTTCGAGGTGCTGGTGGTCGACGACGGCTCCACCGACGGCACGGCGAACGCGGTGCGGGAGTTCGACGACCGGGTCGACCTGCGCTACTTCCACCAGCCCGACGAGGGCTTCCGGGTCGCCCGGGCGCGCAACGTCGGCATCCGGCACGCCCGCAACGAGATCTGCGTCTTCGTCGACTCCGGCGTGCTGCTGCACTCGACGAGCCTGAGCGCGCACGTGACCGCCCACGAGGCCACGCCGGAACCGTTGGCGCTCAACGGTTACGTGTACTGCTTCAACCTGGGCAACGAGGACGCCCGGCTCATCCGCAAGGCCGTCGACACCGACGACGTCGACTCGACCATCGAGTCCATGGCGCGCACGGGGGCGTGGCCGGACGTGCGCGAACCGTTCTACACCCGGTACTCCGACGACTTCGGCCACTTGCCCGCCCCGTGGCTGATGTACTGGACCTGCCACGCGTCGGCGCGCACGGAGCAGGTGCGCGCGGTCGGCATGTTCGACGAGGCGTTCCGGCAGTGGGGCGGCGAGGACCTGGACCTAGCCTACCGGCTGCACCGCGACGGCGCCCGGTTCGGCGTGGACCGGGCGGCGAGGTCCCTCCACTACCCGCACGACAAGGACCACGGCGACAACAGCAGGTCCGCCCGCGAGAACTACCGCTACATCGCGGAGAAGTACCGGACGCCGATCACCCGGTTGCTCACCGAGGAACCGGCGATCCGCTTCTCGCTGTTCAACGAGGTCATCGCGGAACGCGGGCTGCCCACCTGCGCCGACTACCTGGCGCGGGCCCGGTAG
- a CDS encoding ABC transporter ATP-binding protein, translating into MGRRPRTARERFAAWGNTAREQFAARWDIARLLPHAGHGLVAALVGTDLLLGCLPVVFTVATAAVLGRVPAAVEAGVGSGAWHSLVAVFAVAAGAFVAGQLLSPVERALGELVARRVDGRVFDELMAASLRSTGLGPLEDQRALDALRSAARELEFGVQSPGRAATGLLALIARYTELTGCAVAIGVVFSWPAATALVVTVLLFRHGQRGGLRRYAMTRSRLAAGRREVDYLRDLAGGAAAAKEIRVFGLLGWLRQRLRDTHLRHLEPLWAERRAIYLWPFVRFSVVGLVVTGAVFAVVGATAHELTLTGFVLVATSALGLLRLAEHYPEADLPTAIGMRAHDAVRRFAEHVDAHEQEHGQRHPGTALRSPVPEPVGAIRFERVAFRYPGQDRPVFDGLDLTIPVGRRTAVVGVNGAGKTTLVKLLARLYEPTAGRITLDGVDIRRFPVDEWRARLGVIFQDFVRYEASVADNVGLGAVGSPDDRATIREVVDSVGLTEAVARLPRGLDTPLARHLTGGAELSGGQWQRVALARALFALRRGCRVVVLDEPTASLDVRAEAGFFEEFAGLAGSATTLLISHRFSTVRHADLIVVLEHGRVTEQGGHADLLARDGRYAELFRLQADRFADAAG; encoded by the coding sequence ATGGGCCGCCGGCCCCGCACCGCGCGGGAACGGTTCGCCGCATGGGGAAACACCGCGCGGGAGCAGTTCGCCGCACGCTGGGACATCGCCCGGCTGCTCCCGCACGCCGGTCACGGGCTGGTCGCCGCCCTGGTCGGGACCGACCTGCTGCTCGGCTGCCTCCCGGTCGTGTTCACCGTGGCGACGGCCGCGGTGCTCGGGCGGGTTCCGGCGGCGGTGGAGGCGGGGGTGGGCTCCGGGGCGTGGCACTCGCTGGTGGCGGTGTTCGCCGTCGCGGCCGGCGCGTTCGTCGCCGGGCAGTTGCTCTCCCCGGTGGAACGGGCCCTGGGCGAGCTGGTGGCGCGCCGCGTCGACGGCCGGGTGTTCGACGAGCTGATGGCCGCGTCGCTGCGCAGCACCGGCCTGGGGCCGCTGGAGGACCAGCGGGCCCTCGACGCGCTGCGGAGCGCCGCGCGGGAGCTGGAGTTCGGCGTGCAGAGCCCCGGCCGGGCGGCCACCGGCCTGCTCGCGCTGATCGCGCGCTACACCGAGCTGACCGGCTGCGCGGTCGCGATCGGCGTGGTGTTCTCGTGGCCGGCCGCGACGGCACTGGTGGTCACCGTGCTGCTGTTCCGCCACGGCCAGCGCGGCGGGCTGCGCCGCTACGCCATGACCCGGTCCCGGCTCGCGGCCGGCCGGCGCGAGGTCGACTACCTGCGCGACCTGGCCGGCGGAGCGGCCGCCGCCAAGGAGATCCGGGTCTTCGGCCTGCTCGGCTGGCTGCGGCAACGCCTGCGGGACACCCACCTCCGCCACCTCGAACCCCTGTGGGCCGAGCGCCGCGCGATCTACCTGTGGCCGTTCGTCCGGTTCTCGGTGGTGGGCCTCGTGGTCACCGGCGCGGTCTTCGCGGTGGTCGGCGCGACGGCGCACGAGCTGACGCTCACCGGGTTCGTCCTGGTCGCGACGTCGGCCCTGGGCCTGCTGCGGCTGGCCGAGCACTACCCGGAGGCCGACCTGCCGACCGCGATCGGCATGCGGGCCCACGACGCGGTGCGGCGGTTCGCCGAGCACGTCGACGCACACGAGCAGGAGCACGGGCAGCGGCACCCCGGCACCGCGCTCCGGTCGCCGGTGCCCGAGCCGGTCGGCGCCATCCGGTTCGAGCGGGTCGCTTTCCGCTACCCCGGCCAGGACCGACCGGTCTTCGACGGCCTGGACCTGACCATCCCCGTCGGCCGCCGCACCGCCGTCGTCGGCGTGAACGGCGCGGGCAAGACCACCCTGGTCAAGCTGCTCGCCAGGCTCTACGAGCCGACCGCGGGCCGGATCACGCTGGACGGCGTCGACATCCGCCGGTTCCCGGTCGACGAGTGGCGCGCCCGGCTCGGCGTGATCTTCCAGGACTTCGTGCGGTACGAGGCGTCCGTCGCGGACAACGTCGGCCTCGGCGCCGTCGGCTCCCCGGACGACCGGGCGACGATCCGCGAGGTGGTCGACTCGGTCGGCCTCACCGAGGCCGTGGCCCGCCTCCCGCGCGGGCTGGACACGCCGCTGGCGCGGCACCTCACCGGCGGGGCGGAGCTGTCCGGCGGCCAGTGGCAGCGCGTCGCGCTGGCGAGGGCGTTGTTCGCGCTGCGCCGCGGTTGCCGGGTCGTGGTGCTCGACGAGCCGACCGCGAGCCTGGACGTGCGCGCGGAGGCCGGCTTCTTCGAGGAGTTCGCCGGTCTCGCCGGGAGCGCGACCACCCTGCTGATCTCCCACCGCTTCTCCACCGTGCGGCACGCCGACCTCATCGTCGTCCTGGAGCACGGCCGGGTCACCGAGCAGGGCGGCCACGCGGACCTGCTGGCCCGCGACGGGCGCTACGCCGAGCTGTTCCGGTTGCAGGCGGACCGGTTCGCGGACGCGGCCGGATGA
- a CDS encoding ATP-binding cassette domain-containing protein, whose amino-acid sequence MRVLLTGAWTMIATAWRLNPRKTALAVALMTAGAVAAPLLAAALGWMTREVVAGATGRAVLAGVTVAVLAVTALTLSHFAHLAYYELSELAELDFDERVVEVSNGSPGIEHHERAEHADTWTVLRQEGGRFRTGLEALLNGVGLLLAVVLTAVLLAGRNPLLLLLPVAAVPPLLAGRAAERVLDRARTATAEPTRTALNLFHLTTSARLAGELRVSRVGDELRARHGRLWARATRGLWRAHLTATWLRAAGQVVFALAYVAGVLLVVRDAIAGRRGVGDVVLVVVLAAQVNQQVATAVTLLQDLQRMAGAYRRLTEAAASVTGPDPVAARDSPPPRLRHGIDFAGVAFAYPGTDAPVLREVDLHLPAGATVAVVGENGAGKSTLVKLLCGFYRPSAGRVLVDGADLRGLALPEWRARIAAGFQDFVRYEFRVGQVVGLGDLPRMSSEPAVREALDRADAADLPDRLPDGLRTRLGKSYADGVELSGGQWQKLALGRAVMREAPLLLVLDEPTSALDPEAEHALFRRYAEHAKRVARRTGGITVFVSHRFSAVRTADLIVVVRGGRVVEVGDHAALVAGGGLYAELFALQAKSYR is encoded by the coding sequence ATGAGGGTCCTGCTGACCGGCGCGTGGACCATGATCGCCACGGCGTGGCGGTTGAACCCGCGCAAGACCGCGCTGGCGGTGGCCCTGATGACGGCGGGCGCCGTCGCCGCACCGCTGCTGGCGGCCGCGCTCGGGTGGATGACCCGCGAGGTCGTCGCGGGCGCCACGGGGCGCGCGGTGCTCGCCGGCGTGACCGTCGCCGTGCTGGCGGTCACCGCGCTGACCCTCTCGCACTTCGCCCACCTGGCCTACTACGAGCTGTCCGAACTGGCCGAGCTGGACTTCGACGAGCGCGTGGTCGAGGTGTCGAACGGCTCGCCCGGCATCGAGCACCACGAGCGGGCCGAGCACGCCGACACCTGGACCGTGCTGCGGCAGGAGGGCGGGCGGTTCCGGACCGGCCTGGAGGCGCTGCTCAACGGTGTCGGCCTCTTGCTGGCCGTGGTGCTCACCGCGGTCCTGCTGGCCGGGCGGAACCCGTTGCTGCTGCTGCTCCCCGTCGCCGCGGTGCCGCCCCTGCTCGCCGGCCGCGCGGCCGAACGGGTGCTCGACCGCGCCCGGACCGCGACTGCCGAGCCGACCAGGACCGCGCTCAACCTGTTCCACCTGACCACCTCCGCCCGCCTGGCCGGCGAGCTGCGGGTGTCCCGGGTGGGGGACGAGCTGCGCGCCCGGCACGGCCGGCTGTGGGCGCGGGCGACCCGGGGCCTGTGGCGCGCGCACCTGACCGCGACGTGGCTGCGCGCGGCCGGGCAGGTCGTGTTCGCGCTCGCGTACGTCGCGGGCGTGCTGCTCGTGGTGCGCGACGCGATCGCCGGGCGGCGCGGTGTCGGCGACGTCGTGCTGGTGGTCGTCCTCGCCGCCCAGGTCAACCAGCAGGTCGCCACGGCCGTCACCCTCCTCCAGGACCTGCAGCGGATGGCGGGCGCCTACCGGCGCCTCACCGAGGCCGCCGCGTCGGTGACCGGGCCCGACCCGGTGGCCGCCCGCGACTCGCCGCCGCCGCGGCTGCGGCACGGCATCGACTTCGCCGGGGTGGCCTTCGCCTACCCGGGCACCGACGCCCCCGTGCTGCGCGAGGTCGACCTCCACCTCCCGGCCGGCGCCACCGTCGCGGTCGTCGGCGAGAACGGCGCCGGCAAGTCGACCCTGGTCAAGCTGCTCTGCGGGTTCTACCGGCCGTCGGCGGGGCGCGTCCTGGTCGACGGCGCGGACCTGCGCGGCCTGGCGCTGCCCGAGTGGCGCGCGCGGATCGCCGCCGGGTTCCAGGACTTCGTCCGGTACGAGTTCCGGGTCGGGCAGGTGGTCGGCCTCGGCGACCTGCCCAGGATGTCGTCGGAACCGGCCGTCCGCGAGGCGCTGGACCGCGCCGACGCCGCCGACCTGCCGGACCGCCTGCCCGACGGCCTGCGCACCCGGCTCGGCAAGAGCTACGCCGACGGCGTGGAGCTGTCCGGTGGCCAGTGGCAGAAGCTGGCGCTGGGCCGGGCCGTGATGCGGGAGGCCCCGCTGCTCCTCGTCCTGGACGAGCCGACCTCGGCGCTGGACCCGGAGGCGGAGCACGCGTTGTTCCGGCGGTACGCCGAGCACGCGAAGCGGGTGGCCCGCCGGACCGGGGGGATCACCGTGTTCGTGTCCCACCGGTTCTCCGCGGTGCGCACGGCCGACCTGATCGTCGTGGTCCGGGGCGGTCGGGTGGTGGAGGTCGGCGACCACGCCGCGCTCGTCGCCGGCGGGGGCCTGTACGCGGAGCTGTTCGCGCTCCAGGCGAAGTCCTACCGCTGA